A genomic window from Vigna radiata var. radiata cultivar VC1973A chromosome 2, Vradiata_ver6, whole genome shotgun sequence includes:
- the LOC106777350 gene encoding putative E3 ubiquitin-protein ligase XBAT31 isoform X1, translating to MGQGLSCRGSHEHGLFRAVQHGDLDTVAALLHTHPSLMNHTTVYDHHSPLHIAAANGQIQVLSWLLDGSVNPDALNRQKQTPLMLAAMHGKIACVEKLLEAGANVLMFDACYGRTCLHYAAYYGHSSCLKAILSAAQSSPVAASWGFARFVNIRDGRGATPLHLAARQRRPECVHILLYSGALVSASTGRYGCPGSTPLHLAAKGGSLDCIRELLAWGADRLQRDASGRIPYVVALKHRHNACAALLNLSAAEPLVWPSSLKVISELNPDAKELLEQALMNANREREKNILKGSDYSLPSPAHSDGIDDSISEVSETELCCICFEQVCTIEVQDCGHQMCAQCTLALCCHNKPNPSTSRIVPPVCPFCRSNIARLVVVKKESSHDIDQDGADITCSKPSKSRKTRNMNEGGSSSIKGLSSVNSFGKMGGRSSGKIAAENEWEDDKQQ from the exons ATGGGTCAGGGGCTGAGTTGCAGAGGGAGCCATGAGCATGGCCTATTCCGTGCTGTGCAGCATGGGGACCTAGACACTGTAGCAGCTTTGTTGCACACGCACCCTTCTCTCATGAACCACACCACTGTCTATGATCACCACTCCCCTCTTCATATTGCCGCTGCTAATGGTCAGATCCAG GTTTTATCATGGCTTTTGGATGGATCTGTGAATCCGGATGCGTTGAATCGCCAAAAGCAG ACACCGCTAATGTTGGCTGCAATGCACGGGAAGATCGCCTGTGTGGAAAAGCTCCTCGAAGCTGGTGCTAAT GTGTTAATGTTTGATGCGTGCTATGGAAGGACCTGCTTGCACTATGCAGCTTACTATGGCCATTCTTCTTGCCTGAAGGCAATTCTCTCTGCTGCTCAATCTAGTCCCGTGGCTGCTTCTTG GGGTTTTGCTCGGTTTGTGAATATTAGAGATGGAAGGGGTGCAACACCACTGCACTTGGCAGCCCGTCAAAGACGGCCTGAATGTGTACATATTCTATTGTACAGTGGAGCTCTTGTTTCTGCTTCAACAGGAAGATATGG CTGTCCTGGGAGCACTCCTCTTCATCTTGCAGCCAAAGGGGGGTCCTTGGATTGCATCAGGGAACTGTTGGCATGGGGTGCTGATCGCCTTCAACGTGATGCTTCTGG GCGTATACCTTATGTAGTTGCTCTTAAGCACAGACACAACGCATGTGCAGCACTGCTGAATCTTTCGGCTGCTGAGCCTCTTGTATGGCCATCATCTTTGAAGGTGATCAGTGAGCTTAATCCTGACGCCAAAGAGTTATTAGAGCAGGCCCTGATGAACGCAAACAGGGAAAGGGAGAAAAACATATTGAAAGGGAGTGATTACTCTCTTCCATCTCCAGCACACTCTGATGGGATAGATGACAGCATCTCTGAG GTTAGTGAGACGGAGTTATGTTGCATCTGCTTTGAGCAAGTGTGCACAATTGAGGTGCAAGACTGTGGTCACCAGATGTGTGCACAATGCACACTAGCCCTGTGTTGTCACAACAAGCCTAACCCTTCTACTTCTCGTATTGTCCCACCAGTTTGTCCATTCTGCAGAAGCAACATAGCAAGATTGGTGGTTGTGAAAAAAGAAAGCTCTCATGACATTGATCAAGATGGTGCTGACATTACTTGTTCCAAGCCTAGCAAGTCAAGGAAAACCCGAAACATGAACGAGGGTGGCAGCAGCAGCATCAAGGGACTATCAAGTGTGAACTCATTTGGAAAGATGGGTGGCCGCAGCTCCGGAAAAATTGCTGCTGAAAATGAGTGGGAAGATGATAAACAACAGTGA
- the LOC106777350 gene encoding putative E3 ubiquitin-protein ligase XBAT31 isoform X2 encodes MITTPLFILPLLMVRSRYPFLLFPFLHTQFPRCFFFFFLLFYPLLQVLSWLLDGSVNPDALNRQKQTPLMLAAMHGKIACVEKLLEAGANVLMFDACYGRTCLHYAAYYGHSSCLKAILSAAQSSPVAASWGFARFVNIRDGRGATPLHLAARQRRPECVHILLYSGALVSASTGRYGCPGSTPLHLAAKGGSLDCIRELLAWGADRLQRDASGRIPYVVALKHRHNACAALLNLSAAEPLVWPSSLKVISELNPDAKELLEQALMNANREREKNILKGSDYSLPSPAHSDGIDDSISEVSETELCCICFEQVCTIEVQDCGHQMCAQCTLALCCHNKPNPSTSRIVPPVCPFCRSNIARLVVVKKESSHDIDQDGADITCSKPSKSRKTRNMNEGGSSSIKGLSSVNSFGKMGGRSSGKIAAENEWEDDKQQ; translated from the exons ATGATCACCACTCCCCTCTTCATATTGCCGCTGCTAATGGTCAGATCCAGGTACCCCTTTCTcctttttccatttcttcaCACGCAATTTCCCA gatgtttcttttttttttttctgcttttctaCCCATTGCTGCAGGTTTTATCATGGCTTTTGGATGGATCTGTGAATCCGGATGCGTTGAATCGCCAAAAGCAG ACACCGCTAATGTTGGCTGCAATGCACGGGAAGATCGCCTGTGTGGAAAAGCTCCTCGAAGCTGGTGCTAAT GTGTTAATGTTTGATGCGTGCTATGGAAGGACCTGCTTGCACTATGCAGCTTACTATGGCCATTCTTCTTGCCTGAAGGCAATTCTCTCTGCTGCTCAATCTAGTCCCGTGGCTGCTTCTTG GGGTTTTGCTCGGTTTGTGAATATTAGAGATGGAAGGGGTGCAACACCACTGCACTTGGCAGCCCGTCAAAGACGGCCTGAATGTGTACATATTCTATTGTACAGTGGAGCTCTTGTTTCTGCTTCAACAGGAAGATATGG CTGTCCTGGGAGCACTCCTCTTCATCTTGCAGCCAAAGGGGGGTCCTTGGATTGCATCAGGGAACTGTTGGCATGGGGTGCTGATCGCCTTCAACGTGATGCTTCTGG GCGTATACCTTATGTAGTTGCTCTTAAGCACAGACACAACGCATGTGCAGCACTGCTGAATCTTTCGGCTGCTGAGCCTCTTGTATGGCCATCATCTTTGAAGGTGATCAGTGAGCTTAATCCTGACGCCAAAGAGTTATTAGAGCAGGCCCTGATGAACGCAAACAGGGAAAGGGAGAAAAACATATTGAAAGGGAGTGATTACTCTCTTCCATCTCCAGCACACTCTGATGGGATAGATGACAGCATCTCTGAG GTTAGTGAGACGGAGTTATGTTGCATCTGCTTTGAGCAAGTGTGCACAATTGAGGTGCAAGACTGTGGTCACCAGATGTGTGCACAATGCACACTAGCCCTGTGTTGTCACAACAAGCCTAACCCTTCTACTTCTCGTATTGTCCCACCAGTTTGTCCATTCTGCAGAAGCAACATAGCAAGATTGGTGGTTGTGAAAAAAGAAAGCTCTCATGACATTGATCAAGATGGTGCTGACATTACTTGTTCCAAGCCTAGCAAGTCAAGGAAAACCCGAAACATGAACGAGGGTGGCAGCAGCAGCATCAAGGGACTATCAAGTGTGAACTCATTTGGAAAGATGGGTGGCCGCAGCTCCGGAAAAATTGCTGCTGAAAATGAGTGGGAAGATGATAAACAACAGTGA
- the LOC106756252 gene encoding U-box domain-containing protein 13 has protein sequence MEGENASKVIELVNEIASISDYRPPVKKQYCNLARRLKLLIPMFEEIRDMKDQIPEDTSKAVLAFKEALESARELLRFGSEGSKLYLVLERDGIMNKFYDVTARLEQSLGGISYDKLDISDEVKEQVELVLAQFRRAKGRVDEPDVRLYEDMLFLYDNSSDAATDPSVLSRLAEKLQLMGIADLTQESLALHEMVVSSGGDPGARIEKIAMLLKKIKDYVQTENLVKDDNLGGKGIFAKVYGVSTNEKSHQAPVIPDDFRCPISLELMKDPVIVSTGQTYERSCIEKWLQAGHGTCPKTQQTLTSTVLTPNYVLRSLIAQWCEANGIEPPKRPSSSSQPSKSASAYSPAERSKIDGLLQKLTSGSPEDQRSAAGEIRLLAKRNADNRVAIAEAGAIPLLVGLLSVPDSRTQEHAVTALLNLSIYENNKGSIVSSGAVPGIVHVLKKGSMEARENAAATLFSLSVIDENKVTIGSSGAIPPLVTLLSEGTQRGKKDAATALFNLCIYQGNKGKAVRAGVIPTLMRLLTEPSGGMVDEALAILAILASHPDGKATIRASEAVPVLVEFIGNGSPRNKENAAAVLVHLCSGDQQYLAQAQELGVMGPLLELAQNGTDRGKRKALQLLERMGRLLEQQQEVPTQTETQAQNEEIQPPLITNPDDS, from the exons ATGGAGGGGGAAAACGCGAGCAAGGTGATTGAGTTGGTGAACGAGATAGCGAGTATCTCCGATTACAGGCCTCCGGTGAAGAAGCAGTACTGCAACTTGGCGCGGAGGTTGAAGCTGTTGATCCCGATGTTCGAGGAGATTAGGGACATGAAAGACCAGATCCCCGAGGACACTTCCAAAGCCGTCCTCGCCTTCAAGGAAGCTCTCGAATCCGCTAGGGAACTTCTCAGATTTGGAAGCGAAGGCAGCAAGCTTTACTTG GTCCTTGAGCGGGATGGCATTATGAATAAATTCTACGACGTGACAGCTCGGTTGGAACAATCGTTGGGTGGTATTTCGTATGATAAACTTGATATCTCAGATGAAGTTAAAGAGCAG GTTGAGCTGGTTCTTGCCCAGTTCAGAAGAGCTAAAGGGAGGGTTGACGAACCAGATGTTAGGTTGTATGAGGATATGTTGTTCCTCTACGACAACAGCAGTGATGCAGCTACAGATCCATCTGTTCTAAGTCGATTGGCTGAAAAATTGCAACTGATGGGAATAGCTGATCTTACGCAAGAATCGCTAGCTTTGCATGAGATGGTGGTATCAAGTGGTGGGGATCCTGGGGCACGCATCGAGAAAATAGCAATGTTACTGAAGAAGATAAAGGATTACGTGCAAACAGAAAATCTAGTTAAGGATGATAATTTAGGAGGAAAAGGCATTTTTGCAAAAGTCTATGGAGTGAGTACAAATGAAAAGAGTCATCAGGCCCCTGTTATTCCTGATGATTTTCGATGTCCCATTTCCCTGGAATTAATGAAGGATCCTGTGATTGTTTCAACCGGACAG ACTTACGAGCGTTCTTGTATTGAGAAATGGTTGCAAGCAGGGCATGGGACATGCCCCAAAACACAGCAGACTCTCACTAGCACGGTTCTCACACCCAACTATGTCTTACGAAGTCTCATAGCACAATGGTGTGAAGCCAATGGCATAGAGCCACCAAAACGACCCAGCAGCAGTTCACAACCTAGTAAATCAGCATCAGCCTACTCACCAGCTGAGCGAAGTAAGATCGACGGTCTTCTCCAAAAGCTCACATCTGGCAGTCCTGAAGACCAGAGATCAGCTGCTGGTGAAATCCGCCTTCTTGCAAAGCGTAATGCAGATAACCGTGTTGCCATTGCTGAAGCTGGTGCAATACCTCTCCTCGTTGGTCTGTTGTCCGTGCCTGACTCCCGCACTCAAGAACATGCTGTGACAGCGCTTCTGAATCTTTccatatatgaaaataacaaaggAAGCATCGTCTCTTCAGGGGCAGTTCCAGGTATAGTTCACGTGCTGAAGAAGGGAAGCATGGAAGCGCGGGAAAATGCTGCAGCAACACTTTTCAGCCTTTCAGTTATAGATGAAAACAAGGTTACAATTGGATCTTCAGGAGCCATACCACCACTAGTGACACTGCTGAGTGAGGGTACCCAAAGGGGTAAGAAAGATGCTGCGACAGCACTCTTCAATTTGTGCATTTACCAGGGCAACAAGGGGAAGGCAGTGCGGGCTGGCGTTATTCCCACACTGATGCGACTGCTGACTGAACCTAGTGGGGGAATGGTAGATGAAGCATTAGCTATTTTGGCGATACTGGCTAGCCATCCTGATGGGAAGGCTACGATTAGAGCTTCAGAGGCAGTGCCAGTTTTAGTAGAGTTCATTGGGAATGGTTCCCCAAGGAACAAAGAGAATGCAGCTGCTGTTTTAGTTCATCTCTGTTCTGGAGATCAACAATATCTGGCACAGGCCCAAGAGCTGGGGGTGATGGGTCCATTGTTGGAGTTGGCTCAAAATGGTACAGATAGAGGCAAAAGAAAGGCTTTACAGTTACTAGAGCGTATGGGAAGGTTACTGGAGCAGCAGCAGGAAGTTCCAACACAAACTGAAACTCAAGCTCAGAACGAGGAAATCCAACCTCCTTTGATTACTAACCCCGATGATTCCTAA
- the LOC106755045 gene encoding dof zinc finger protein DOF2.2, with protein sequence MVFSSIPVFVDPPNWHQQTNHPQANGSDNTQLLPPLPPQQTHVGASVGSIRPGSMADRARLAKIPPPEAALKCPRCESTNTKFCYFNNYSLSQPRHFCKTCRRYWTRGGALRNVPVGGGCRRNKKNKRSRSKSPASSDKQTLSGSSGALPSAGNTHELIGQLPQPPNLPFMASLQNLNRYAVGNMGLGLREIHGQNDHMGFQIGGSGNSSAGGGMDQWRLQQIPFFNGFESSSAGSYHFQNESIETPSGLVGDLATNSRVSQMPSVKMEESGALNLSRSPLNVSENNHYYSWTDMSGLSSSSASHLL encoded by the exons ATGGTTTTCTCCTCTATTCCAGTCTTTGTAGATCCTCCCAATTGGCACCAG CAAACCAACCATCCTCAGGCCAATGGCAGTGACAACACTCAGCTTCTTCCACCTTTGCCACCGCAGCAGACTCATGTGGGAGCTTCTGTGGGATCAATCAGGCCAGGTTCCATGGCTGATCGAGCTAGGCTGGCTAAGATACCTCCTCCTGAAGCAGCTCTCAAGTGTCCACGTTGTGAATCAACCAACACTAAATTTTGCTATTTCAACAACTACAGCCTCTCTCAACCACGCCACTTCTGCAAGACTTGCAGGCGTTATTGGACAAGAGGGGGTGCTCTAAGAAACGTTCCTGTGGGTGGAGGCTGCCGAAGGAACAAGAAGAACAAAAGGAGTCGCTCTAAGTCTCCAGCATCATCTGACAAACAAACACTGTCTGGTTCTTCTGGTGCACTCCCCTCTGCTGGAAACACTCACGAGCTTATAGGCCAGTTGCCGCAACCACCGAACCTTCCCTTCATGGCATCACTCCAGAACCTGAACCGTTATGCTGTCGGAAACATGGGTCTCGGGTTGCGTGAGATTCACGGACAGAACGATCACATGGGTTTTCAAATTGGTGGCAGCGGTAATTCCTCTGCTGGTGGAGGAATGGATCAGTGGCGCTTGCAGCAGATTCCTTTCTTTAATGGTTTTGAATCTTCTTCAGCCGGTTCATACcattttcaaaatgaaagtaTTGAAACACCTTCTGGTTTAGTTGGAGATTTAGCAACGAATTCTAGGGTTTCTCAGATGCCATCAGTTAAAATGGAAGAAAGTGGAGCTTTGAATTTGTCAAGATCACCACTGAACGTCTCAGAAAATAACCACTACTATTCATGGACTGATATGTCAggtctttcctcttcttctgcTAGTCATCTCTTGTAA